The Siniperca chuatsi isolate FFG_IHB_CAS linkage group LG2, ASM2008510v1, whole genome shotgun sequence genome window below encodes:
- the ttll3 gene encoding tubulin monoglycylase TTLL3 isoform X1: MQQMPVLQSTVAPVEGRLRRSVPSLPAIKPDRLKTAKTLVEKALKLRKVFSVQGPYPVIRAALWARGWVERRLPHPAQRAPHCHGDEEEEDGDGGDVSADVTVDEGEKEENLDDMYALMSRLARNETTYLYWTTRWDYIDCRSLRHDQMTNHYANSGTFTTKVGLCVNLRNLQWFDTADPDTFFPRCYRLGAEDEKHAFIEDFRRTACTSLLQHVVETGQCRREGAEVEQQKAKNSVSGELDNVECRFVGPGMIEVALHVCQEFLCVLEHSDIDVTVETPPSVEEQQWAEFLQDYYMVVHEGALIRGSGVFVERCQAMLIRLQEVCPQLDTDGLKNIWIIKPGAKSRGRGIMCMNHLDEILALVDSDRGLTKESKWVVQKYLERPLLVHGTKFDLRQWFLVTDWNPLTVWFYRECYLRFSTQPYSTKTLDSSVHLCNNSIQKHFQPSYDRHPGVPEDNMWSCSQFRAFLQQEGRGAEWESVVVPGMQQAVVRALQTAQDLVEPRKASFELYGADFMLGRDLRPWLLEINASPTMACSTAVTARLCPAVQLDTLRVVLDRRTDPSAYTGGFQLIYKQAAVEVPQYVGVNLLVEGAPILRSRPPLHRQTVISNPALTIQFPSDQSSPEEVQTTHKTSGQKFPAVSTFRRSGKENQAVGAKKRQLTSTSPKKERKGKTEVLNISCVRRSCRSLASEQPLMVHTEPQRKRLGLSLGANRATLVPRSLSFSLSPPRSMSDCKSLPNPGNGSHNSRSFLPQTAFEPQHRVFPSLRGPLPTLEVFSLRPNIVAGTTACHNPNLSSHLSVRRHQLFLHSRRQSMAKYKGGWTGEHTH; encoded by the exons ATGCAGCAAATGCCAG TGTTACAATCCACTGTGGCTCCAGTGGAGGGGAGGTTACGTCGCAGTGTGCCAAGCCTGCCAGCGATAAAGCCAGACAGGctaaaaacagctaaaacacTGGTGGAGAAAGCACTGAAG TTGAGGAAAGTGTTTTCAGTGCAGGGACCCTATCCTGTGATCCGTGCTGCCTTATGGGCCAGAGGGTGGGTGGAACGTCGTTTGCCCCATCCTGCCCAGAGAGCACCTCATTGCCATGgcgatgaggaggaggaggatggcgATGGTGGTGATGTCAGTGCTGATGTTACTG TGGATGAAGGCGAGAAAGAAGAGAACCTTGATGATATGTATGCCCTCATG TCTCGCCTGGCTCGAAATGAAACAACATATTTGTACTGGACAACACGTTGGGATTACATAGACTGTCGCTCCTTACGGCATGACCAAATGACCAATCACTATGCAAATTCTGGGACGTTTACTACCAAG GTAGGGCTCTGTGTGAACCTGCGTAACCTTCAGTGGTTTGATACAGCAGATCCTGACACCTTCTTCCCAAGATGTTACAGGCTTGGGGCAGAGGATGAAAAGCATGCATTCATAG AGGATTTCAGGAGGACAGCATGCACAAGCCTGCTGCAGCATGTGGTTGAGACAGGTCAATgcaggagagagggagcagaggtTGAGCaacaaaaagccaaaaacagTGTCTCTGGTG AGCTGGATAATGTGGAGTGTCGATTTGTTGGTCCAGGAATGATCGAAGTGGCTTTACACGTGTGTCAggagtttctctgtgttttagaGCACAGCGATATTGATGTAACTGTAGAAACACCACCCTCAGTGGAAGAACAGCAGTGGGCAGAGTTTCTGCAAGACTACTACATGGTTGTGCA TGAAGGTGCGTTGATCAGGGGTAGCGGTGTGTTTGTGGAGCGCTGCCAGGCCATGTTAATCAGACTGCAGGAGGTTTGCCCTCAGCTAGATACAGATGGACTAAAAAACATCTGGATCATCAAACCAGGTGCCAAGTCAAGAGGACGAG GTATTATGTGTATGAATCACCTGGATGAGATTTTGGCACTCGTGGACAGTGACAGAGGCCTGACAAAGGAGAGTAAGTGGGTGGTTCAGAAATACCTGGAACGTCCTCTGTTGGTTCATGGCACCAAGTTTGACCTCCGTCAGTGGTTCCTCGTCACCGACTGGAACCCTCTGACTGTCTGGTTCTACAGAGAGTGCTACCTGCGGTTCTCCACTCAGCCCTACTCAACAAAAACTCTGGACAG CTCAGTCCACCTGTGCAACAACTCCATCCAGAAGCACTTCCAGCCGTCCTATGACCGCCATCCAGGCGTGCCTGAGGACAATATGTGGTCCTGCTCTCAGTTTAGGGCTTTTCTGCAGCAGGAAGGCCGTGGGGCAGAGTGGGAGTCAGTGGTGGTCCCAGGCATGCAGCAAGCGGTGGTCCGTGCCCTGCAGACAGCCCAGGACCTGGTCGAGCCCCGCAAAGCAAGCTTTGAGCTCTACGGAGCTGACTTTATGTTGGGCAGAGATCTGAGGCCTTGGCTTCTGGAGATCAATGCCAGTCCAACTATGGCCTGTTCCACCGCTGTGACTGCTCGCCTCTGCCCTGCTGTCCAGCTGGACACACTGAGGGTTGTGCTCGACCGACGGACCGATCCTAGTGCTTACACAGGAGGCTTCCAGCTAATCTATAAACAG GCTGCAGTTGAAGTTCCTCAGTATGTGGGAGTGAACCTGCTGGTGGAAGGTGCCCCCATACTGCGATCCAGACCTCCACTTCATAGACAAACTGTTATTTCTAACCCAGCTCTCACCATCCAGTTCCCTTCAGATCAGTCATCGCCAGAAGAGGTTCAAACGACACATAAAACATCAGGTCAGAAGTTCCCAGCAGTCTCTACTTTTCGTCGTTCAGGCAAGGAGAACCAAGCTGTTGGAGCAAAAAAGAGGCAACTGACATCAACATCTCCTAAGAAGGAACGCAAGGGGAAAACAGAAGTTCTGAATATCTCCTGTGTTCGCAGGTCCTGTCGCAGTCTGGCATCTGAACAGCCTTTGATGGTACACACTGAACCTCAGAGGAAACGTTTGGGTTTGAGTCTTGGTGCCAACAGGGCAACTCTGGTCCCACGGAGCCTTTCATTTTCCCTCAGCCCCCCTCGCAGCATGTCAGATTGTAAATCTCTGCCCAACCCAGGCAATGGATCACACAACTCCAGATCCTTCCTTCCTCAGACAGCTTTTGAGCCCCAACACAGGGTCTTTCCTTCACTCCGAGGGCCTCTTCCTACCCTGGAGGTCTTTAGCTTGCGACCAAACATTGTGGCTGGAACCACTGCCTGTCATAATCCAAACTTGTCCTCTCATCTCAGCGTCCGCAGGCATCAGTTATTCCTCCACTCTCGAAGGCAAAGCATGGCCAAATATAAAGGAGGGTGGACAGGGGAACATACACACTAG
- the ttll3 gene encoding tubulin monoglycylase TTLL3 isoform X2, with product MQQMPVLQSTVAPVEGRLRRSVPSLPAIKPDRLKTAKTLVEKALKLRKVFSVQGPYPVIRAALWARGWVERRLPHPAQRAPHCHGDEEEEDGDGGDVSADVTVDEGEKEENLDDMYALMSRLARNETTYLYWTTRWDYIDCRSLRHDQMTNHYANSGTFTTKVGLCVNLRNLQWFDTADPDTFFPRCYRLGAEDEKHAFIEDFRRTACTSLLQHVVETGQCRREGAEVEQQKAKNSVSGELDNVECRFVGPGMIEVALHVCQEFLCVLEHSDIDVTVETPPSVEEQQWAEFLQDYYMVVHEGALIRGSGVFVERCQAMLIRLQEVCPQLDTDGLKNIWIIKPGAKSRGRGIMCMNHLDEILALVDSDRGLTKESKWVVQKYLERPLLVHGTKFDLRQWFLVTDWNPLTVWFYRECYLRFSTQPYSTKTLDSSVHLCNNSIQKHFQPSYDRHPGVPEDNMWSCSQFRAFLQQEGRGAEWESVVVPGMQQAVVRALQTAQDLVEPRKASFELYGADFMLGRDLRPWLLEINASPTMACSTAVTARLCPAVQLDTLRVVLDRRTDPSAYTGGFQLIYKQAAVEVPQYVGVNLLVEGAPILRSRPPLHRQTVISNPALTIQFPSDQSSPEEVQTTHKTSGQKFPAVSTFRRSGPVAVWHLNSL from the exons ATGCAGCAAATGCCAG TGTTACAATCCACTGTGGCTCCAGTGGAGGGGAGGTTACGTCGCAGTGTGCCAAGCCTGCCAGCGATAAAGCCAGACAGGctaaaaacagctaaaacacTGGTGGAGAAAGCACTGAAG TTGAGGAAAGTGTTTTCAGTGCAGGGACCCTATCCTGTGATCCGTGCTGCCTTATGGGCCAGAGGGTGGGTGGAACGTCGTTTGCCCCATCCTGCCCAGAGAGCACCTCATTGCCATGgcgatgaggaggaggaggatggcgATGGTGGTGATGTCAGTGCTGATGTTACTG TGGATGAAGGCGAGAAAGAAGAGAACCTTGATGATATGTATGCCCTCATG TCTCGCCTGGCTCGAAATGAAACAACATATTTGTACTGGACAACACGTTGGGATTACATAGACTGTCGCTCCTTACGGCATGACCAAATGACCAATCACTATGCAAATTCTGGGACGTTTACTACCAAG GTAGGGCTCTGTGTGAACCTGCGTAACCTTCAGTGGTTTGATACAGCAGATCCTGACACCTTCTTCCCAAGATGTTACAGGCTTGGGGCAGAGGATGAAAAGCATGCATTCATAG AGGATTTCAGGAGGACAGCATGCACAAGCCTGCTGCAGCATGTGGTTGAGACAGGTCAATgcaggagagagggagcagaggtTGAGCaacaaaaagccaaaaacagTGTCTCTGGTG AGCTGGATAATGTGGAGTGTCGATTTGTTGGTCCAGGAATGATCGAAGTGGCTTTACACGTGTGTCAggagtttctctgtgttttagaGCACAGCGATATTGATGTAACTGTAGAAACACCACCCTCAGTGGAAGAACAGCAGTGGGCAGAGTTTCTGCAAGACTACTACATGGTTGTGCA TGAAGGTGCGTTGATCAGGGGTAGCGGTGTGTTTGTGGAGCGCTGCCAGGCCATGTTAATCAGACTGCAGGAGGTTTGCCCTCAGCTAGATACAGATGGACTAAAAAACATCTGGATCATCAAACCAGGTGCCAAGTCAAGAGGACGAG GTATTATGTGTATGAATCACCTGGATGAGATTTTGGCACTCGTGGACAGTGACAGAGGCCTGACAAAGGAGAGTAAGTGGGTGGTTCAGAAATACCTGGAACGTCCTCTGTTGGTTCATGGCACCAAGTTTGACCTCCGTCAGTGGTTCCTCGTCACCGACTGGAACCCTCTGACTGTCTGGTTCTACAGAGAGTGCTACCTGCGGTTCTCCACTCAGCCCTACTCAACAAAAACTCTGGACAG CTCAGTCCACCTGTGCAACAACTCCATCCAGAAGCACTTCCAGCCGTCCTATGACCGCCATCCAGGCGTGCCTGAGGACAATATGTGGTCCTGCTCTCAGTTTAGGGCTTTTCTGCAGCAGGAAGGCCGTGGGGCAGAGTGGGAGTCAGTGGTGGTCCCAGGCATGCAGCAAGCGGTGGTCCGTGCCCTGCAGACAGCCCAGGACCTGGTCGAGCCCCGCAAAGCAAGCTTTGAGCTCTACGGAGCTGACTTTATGTTGGGCAGAGATCTGAGGCCTTGGCTTCTGGAGATCAATGCCAGTCCAACTATGGCCTGTTCCACCGCTGTGACTGCTCGCCTCTGCCCTGCTGTCCAGCTGGACACACTGAGGGTTGTGCTCGACCGACGGACCGATCCTAGTGCTTACACAGGAGGCTTCCAGCTAATCTATAAACAG GCTGCAGTTGAAGTTCCTCAGTATGTGGGAGTGAACCTGCTGGTGGAAGGTGCCCCCATACTGCGATCCAGACCTCCACTTCATAGACAAACTGTTATTTCTAACCCAGCTCTCACCATCCAGTTCCCTTCAGATCAGTCATCGCCAGAAGAGGTTCAAACGACACATAAAACATCAGGTCAGAAGTTCCCAGCAGTCTCTACTTTTCGTCGTTCAG GTCCTGTCGCAGTCTGGCATCTGAACAGCCTTTGA
- the LOC122869262 gene encoding class E basic helix-loop-helix protein 40-like has translation MERIPSAQPPPLSKHQADMADVQGMDFPMYVYKPRRGMKRGEESKETYKLPHRLIEKKRRDRINECIAQLKDLLPEHLKLTTLGHLEKAVVLELTLKHVKALTSLLEQQQQKILALQSGMQIEQPPVSQEKSEEMFRSGFHLCAKEILQYLTNHETDGDFTPSHVINHLHKLAAEVLQSPVRPRTPLSPRPEEIPTYHQHQPHKEMPASLPPKPSEGYGRNCVPVIQRAYAPPSSEQSGSDTDTDSGYGGELEKTESGAPQGRPDYYGQESQLKRTLGERQSSSIKQEDDEPRHKRPRVESSEDELFSGGESSSSSSGYSSYMSVSPNHPPPPHPLCMPFYLIPPSAAAYLPMLEKCWYPGAMPMLYPGMGGSSPAMPSERPPPPQLVLSPRGGSPAPVMSQTPMDSPALLQALKQVPPLNLETKD, from the exons ATGGAGCGAATTCCAAGCGCGCAGCCACCTCCTCTGTCCAAACACCAGGCTGATATGGCAGACGTGCAGGG gATGGATTTCCCGATGTATGTTTATAAACCCAGGCGTGgaatgaagagaggagaggagagcaag GAAACCTACAAGCTGCCTCACAGACTCATTGAGAAGAAAAGGCGTGACCGGATAAACGAGTGCATCGCTCAGTTGAAAGACTTATTACCAGAGCACCTCAAACTCACG ACTCTGGGCCATCTGGAGAAGGCTGTGGTTTTAGAGCTCACACTCAAGCATGTGAAAGCCCTCACCTCTCTTCtggagcaacagcagcagaagatcCTTGCTCTGCAGAGCGGCATGCAAATTG agcAGCCTCCTGTCAGCCAGGAGAAGTCAGAGGAGATGTTCCGCTCTGGCTTCCACTTGTGTGCCAAGGAGATTCTTCAGTATCTAACCAATCACGAGACTGATGGAGACTTCACGCCATCCCATGTGATCAATCACCTTCACAAGTTAGCTGCAGAGGTGCTGCAAAGTCCGGTCCGACCCCGCACTCCTCTCAGCCCTCGACCTGAGGAAATCCCCACCTACCACCAGCACCAACCTCACAAGGAGATGCCCGCCAGCTTACCCCCTAAACCCAGCGAGGGCTATGGGAGGAACTGTGTGCCTGTCATCCAGCGGGCGTACGCTCCACCGAGCAGTGAGCAGAGTGGCAGTGATACGGATACAGACAGCGGTTATGGGGGAGAGCTGGAGAAGACTGAATCTGGGGCGCCACAGGGACGTCCAGATTACTATGGTCAGGAGAGCCAGCTGAAGCGAACGCTGGGCGAGAGGCAGAGCTCCAGCATCAAGCAGGAGGATGACGAGCCGCGCCACAAACGACCCCGGGTGGAGTCGTCTGAGGATGAGCTGTTCTCAGGTGGAGAATCATCATCGTCCTCTAGCGGTTACAGTAGTTACATGAGCGTATCCCCCAACCATCCGCCTCCTCCACATCCCCTCTGCATGCCTTTCTACCTCATTCCACCTTCTGCTGCAGCCTACCTGCCAATGCTGGAGAAATGCTGGTACCCCGGGGCCATGCCCATGCTCTACCCTGGCATGGGAGGCTCTTCACCCGCCATGCCCAGCGAAAGACCGCCTCCACCTCAGCTAGTGTTGTCTCCCAGGGGAGGCTCTCCAGCCCCAGTCATGTCTCAGACCCCCATGGACTCCCCTGCCCTCCTTCAGGCACTAAAGCAGGTACCACCCCTCAACCTGGAAACCAAAGACTGA